TTCCAATCAGGAGTTCCACTCGACCGGCCGGGGAGCCAAGCATAAGTTCCCGCTCATTGTGATGATCAATCACGGCAGCGCATCGGCCTCGGAGATCGTGTCGGGCGCGGTTCAAGATCATGACCGGGGGCTGGTGGTCGGCGAGGTCAGTTTCGGGAAGGGGCTCGTGCAGACGCCGTATCCGCTGCCGGATGGGTCGGTAGTGCGGCTGACGACCGCCCGCTACTACACACCGTCGGGACGGCTGATTCAACGTCCGTATGACAAGGGGATCGGCGAGTACCTCATGGGCGCTCAAGATGATGGTTCCGAAGAAGAGATTGAAGGTGCGCCGGCTGATACGACCCCGCGCGAGGTCTTCCATACGACCGGCGGCCGGATCGTGTACGGCGGAGGCGGGATCACGCCCGACAGCACAATTAGGTCACTGAGGGGCACAGCCACCACGGCCCGGCTGCTCAGCCGCCGTTTGTACTTTGACTATGCCACCCGGTATACGGCGAAGCACCCGGAGCTGGGCAGAGATTTCGACAAGTTCTATGTTGAATTCCAGACGACGGACGGGATGGTAGCTGAATTGAAGGCGTTGGCCGTTGAGAACAAGGCCGAGATCAACGAGGAGGAGTGGCAGAAGGACCTGGATTTCGCCCGCGCCAACATCAAGGCGGAGATCGCGGGGATTCTGTTCAATGATCGCGACCTGTATCATCTGGTGCGAATTGCCACCGATCCGCAAGTGACCACGGCCCTGACCCTGTTCGGGGAGGCGGCGCAGCTCGCCGAGGCATCGGGCGAGATGAACTAAACCATTCTGAACTCGCAGATCAAGCGAAATCAATAGATTCTCGGTGGAGGATCGAGGGGGGCGGAAAGAGGTTTGGAGAAAACATCGGCTTGCTCTTGTGTCGGCAGTTTCCTATATTTGCAATTCTAAGGCAAATCTCTGACCCTCCAGCACTTCGCCCCGCATTGATTCACACATCCGAGGTCGAATTCCACATTATCAAACCGTACTTCCGGTCATGTTGAAGCGAATTTCCCTACTACTCATGCTGGCTTGCGGCTTGTGGCTGGCAACGACGGCGGCTCAGGCGGCCAAGAATGAGGCTCTGGACAAGGCCCGGGAAGCGGCCAGCCACGACGAGTGGGAAGACGCCATGCATTGGGCGCAACAGGCGGTCGAGCTCGAACCCAAGAATGAGGATGCGTGGGCGCTGCTGGGCAACACGCAGATGGCCTTGGGTGATACGACGTCGGCCGTAGGAAGCTGGGAAAAGGCGGTATCCTATGACCCCCGGCATACGGGCGCGGTGCTGGCTCTGACGGACCATTACCTTGAGAGCAACCGGGTGGTGGACGCCGAGCGAGTGGTGGCGGCGGGGGAGGAAAAGGACAAGAAGGGGAGGATTGACGAGATCAAGGTAGCGCGCGGGCTGATTTTCGCTCACGCGGGGAATATGCCGGAAGCGACCAAGATTCTGGCCAGCGCGACGGCCAAGAATCCGAAAAACCCCCTTTATCCGCAGATTTTGGCGCGCATCTACGAGAGCAAACAGGTCTACGATTTGGCCGAGAAGCACTATGCCGACGCGTGGGCTTTGGCTCCCGGTGATCCGGTGCTGGCCTTTGAATACGGGGTAGTACTTCAACAACAGAAGAAGTACAAAGAGGCGCTGGATCTGTTCAAGGTGGTTCAGGAGAAGGATCCGAACAACAAGACCGTTGACTATCTGGTCGGCCGTCTTTACTTCGCCGCCGGCCGGTACGTAGAGGCGGCACGGCAGTTTGAAATGGCGGTCGAGAAGCGACCGGATCATTTTCTGTCCAACCTTCTCTTAGGACGAAGCTACTATGAACTCTCGAAAAGTGAAAAAGTTGATTTTTATGAGAAGGCAGTTGAATGGCTCCGCAAGGCGAGCGAGTTGAAGCCAGACCGCGAAGATGTTAAGGTACTATTGGCAGAGGTATTGTTGACGCGAAGCCGTGTGAGTTATGCTCAAGCTGGACAGGCTGATCAAGCTGATGTTGAATCTGACTTGATGAGATTACTCTATCAACGAAATCTCGAAGAACTTCACGGACTTGTGGGCAACGACAAGGAGTTACAAGCGGCTATTGATAAGGTTCTTGTGAAGCTAACCTCCGAGAGGCAAGAAGAGGCGAAGCGTCGGGCCAAGTTACTGATGCTTGGAATCGAATATGCTCGCGAGGCCCTCACGTTAAACCCCACTTTGCCGGGTGCCCATGGTCACATCGCTCGTTGCTTTGACAAACTGGGATTGTTGGATTCGGCGGTTGTTTATCAGCGTGTTCAATACGAAATGACACCCGATGACAAGACAGAATTCAAACGATTAGTCAATATGACTCAGCGGTTGAATCGTCAAGGCGATCTGATCACTCTGCTTCAGCCGATGATGGGCGACACGGCCATGCTGGCGCGGTACGGACTGATCCTGGCTAACGCACAGATCGAAACGGCCAACTACAACGACGCACGAGCAACGATCAAGCAGATTGTCGAGTACGATCCGACGTATTGCGACGCGCACCAGCTTAACGCCTACATTGATCTGAAACGGGAACGCTACGCCGAGGCGATTCCGGCGCTGCGGGCGGGCGTGCGATCCTGTCCCAAGGAGTCATCGCTGTGGGTGTATCTGGGTGATTGTCTCTATTTCTCGAATCCCAAGGACAAGGATACGGTGAAGGAGGCCAAGGAAGCCTACACTAAGGCTTGTGCGCTGCACAATCCCGACGGCTGCGAGAAGAAGGAACAGGTAACGGAGCTTCTCAAGACGCTCCGCTGATTCGCGAACACAACAAGGTTTTGAGATAACCATTTTTGAGGACTGAGGAATGAAGCAAGGAACCTTCACGATCATCACGCTGGTGGGCGCGTTGGTCATCTCGTCGGTTTTCTACTGGGCGATTCTTCCCATCATGGATAAGGGTGTGGAAGAGACTCCGTTGATCCACCAGATTTCGCTGGCGGGACCGGTCGTACCGATTCTGCTGATGTTGACGTTGATGCTCTTGACGTTTGTTTTGGAGCGCATTTTCACGCTGGCCAAGGCCCGTGGAACATCGCCGTTGCCCACGTTTTTCTCCCATTTCACGAAGTCGGTACGCGAGGCGAAGTACGAGGAAGCCAGCAAGCTGTGCGACAGGCAGCGCGGTTCGGCGGCGGCTGTTTTAAAGGCGGCCTCGGATCAATACTTGCGGACCAAGGACGACAAGGCGATGAGTACGGAGAAGCGGATCAGTGAGACGCAACGCGCAATCAACGAGGCGCGACTGCTGGAAGTTCCGTTTCTCGAGCGCAACCTGATCGCACTCTCGACGATTGCCTCCATCGCGACGATGGTCGGTCTCTTGGGGACGACGATCGGCATGATTCGCGCATTCGCCGCCATGTCCACGCAGGGCGCTCCCAATGCGGCCGAGCTGGCCCGCGGAATTTCCGAGGCGCTGGTCAACACCGCCCTCGGTCTATTCGCGGCGATTCTCGGTATCGTGGCCTATAATTTCTTCGTCAACAAGGTGGATCAGTTCAACTACCAGATTGACGAAGCGGCCTATCTGATGATTGAGATTCTCAAGGAGAAGGAAGCGGCCTAAGGGCGCGCTTAGCCAAGCCACAAATCGGACGGAATCATGG
This genomic stretch from bacterium harbors:
- a CDS encoding S41 family peptidase, translating into MKKTRMIAGFTVAAVVVGVFLLWGPALWAEGEPVNMQLAKLNFILRAARDNYVEEPDASKMLEGAIRGMLSELDPHSVYIPREDQARISEQFRGEFEGIGISFSIQNKWLTVVSPIPGTPADRLGIRAGDRIVKINGVSAFDISNDEVFDKLRGPKGTTVDVTISRPGVDDPLDFTIVRDAIPIYSVGASFLMPDKETGYVRINQFTATTDGEVEHALDSLMAQGMKRLVLDLRSNPGGYLDQAWKVADLFLPHDGTMIVYTKGRVARSNQEFHSTGRGAKHKFPLIVMINHGSASASEIVSGAVQDHDRGLVVGEVSFGKGLVQTPYPLPDGSVVRLTTARYYTPSGRLIQRPYDKGIGEYLMGAQDDGSEEEIEGAPADTTPREVFHTTGGRIVYGGGGITPDSTIRSLRGTATTARLLSRRLYFDYATRYTAKHPELGRDFDKFYVEFQTTDGMVAELKALAVENKAEINEEEWQKDLDFARANIKAEIAGILFNDRDLYHLVRIATDPQVTTALTLFGEAAQLAEASGEMN
- a CDS encoding tetratricopeptide repeat protein translates to MLKRISLLLMLACGLWLATTAAQAAKNEALDKAREAASHDEWEDAMHWAQQAVELEPKNEDAWALLGNTQMALGDTTSAVGSWEKAVSYDPRHTGAVLALTDHYLESNRVVDAERVVAAGEEKDKKGRIDEIKVARGLIFAHAGNMPEATKILASATAKNPKNPLYPQILARIYESKQVYDLAEKHYADAWALAPGDPVLAFEYGVVLQQQKKYKEALDLFKVVQEKDPNNKTVDYLVGRLYFAAGRYVEAARQFEMAVEKRPDHFLSNLLLGRSYYELSKSEKVDFYEKAVEWLRKASELKPDREDVKVLLAEVLLTRSRVSYAQAGQADQADVESDLMRLLYQRNLEELHGLVGNDKELQAAIDKVLVKLTSERQEEAKRRAKLLMLGIEYAREALTLNPTLPGAHGHIARCFDKLGLLDSAVVYQRVQYEMTPDDKTEFKRLVNMTQRLNRQGDLITLLQPMMGDTAMLARYGLILANAQIETANYNDARATIKQIVEYDPTYCDAHQLNAYIDLKRERYAEAIPALRAGVRSCPKESSLWVYLGDCLYFSNPKDKDTVKEAKEAYTKACALHNPDGCEKKEQVTELLKTLR
- a CDS encoding MotA/TolQ/ExbB proton channel family protein, giving the protein MKQGTFTIITLVGALVISSVFYWAILPIMDKGVEETPLIHQISLAGPVVPILLMLTLMLLTFVLERIFTLAKARGTSPLPTFFSHFTKSVREAKYEEASKLCDRQRGSAAAVLKAASDQYLRTKDDKAMSTEKRISETQRAINEARLLEVPFLERNLIALSTIASIATMVGLLGTTIGMIRAFAAMSTQGAPNAAELARGISEALVNTALGLFAAILGIVAYNFFVNKVDQFNYQIDEAAYLMIEILKEKEAA